TGGGGTGCAGCACAAAAAGCATCCCAAGGAATCCACAGCCTATTCATCCAgtctgggcagcctgtgacaGCCCCTGTGGGTTCCCTGGTCCTCACCATGGTGCGGGAGTGCTTCCACTTGGTCAGCTTGTTCAGGATGCGCAGGAGGTTTATGCAGGAGAAGAGGTTTCTCCAGCAGAATTGGTTGTTGTCTCCGGCTTCCTGTGGGAAAGCAGAAACAGGGGTCAGGCAAGAGCTCAGAGTGCAGATGAGGAGAGGCTGTTCTGGTCTGAGGACCCTTGCCCAAAGGGGTATAGCCGAATACACAGGCAGAAGACATATGCCAGCAGCCCCAGTGCACCCACTGGccccccccagcagcaccagggccCGAGCGCAGGAGCACTAAGGGTGCCAAGACTGCGTGCTGGAGCCCCATTGCCTCCCTGCATCCACAATTTCCCCTGGAAAGCACCCTAGGATgccaggagctggcagagaaGGGAGTGACTCACCAGGCTCTCTGCTGTCAGCTCCGGCAGCTCGTGCACCACACAGTAAGGGTAGTCCAGGACAGAAATGCTGCAGGAAAGAGAAGGCATGTCATGCTGCTCCCCTATATCCCTCTTGGCCTCGGGGCAATGCAGCCCCATACCTCCCACCCACCAGAGATCAGCAGTGGTGGGCACCTCCCCGGCTCTACCTGTGCCCAAGCCACAGCCAGGGAGCAACTGTGGAGAGAGCAAAGTAAGCAGGGATCCCCCCATAACGCCCAGCACAGATGCAGGCAGGCAGCCCCCTCCACTACCTGTTCTTGGCAGTGATGTAGGACATGATGTTCTGATTGAAGAACTTCAGGATAAGTGGGATGCAGTTGGCAAAGACCAGATGCTGGGCCATGTATTCAAACTGGGGAGAAAGGTGGGTGAATAGGGACCCACCCCGGGTCCTGCCCATCCCCAGAGCCCCATGCAGAGCGGCAGGACCCTGGCCCACCTCACCTGGTAGATGTGATTGAGCTTGAAGTGCttgagcaggaggagcagcacagcagaaatggCTTTGACGATGATCTCCTTGTGGCGATTGACATCCACCCCCAGCTTCATGCTTTGCAGCACTGTGGTCCTAAGGGACACAGAGGGATCCTAGGACTGGGGCACTATCCGCACCGGCCAGCCCCAGAGGTGACAGCAGACAGTCCTGTCATCCCCTGGGCTCTCAGCAGCCACATCCAAACAGCAACTCTGGCAACACACAATTCCTGGCATGCCAACCAGCAGAAGACAGTCAGATCTCCCAGGAGGCCTCAGCACGATCCTAGCCCAAATCATGCCACCCTGCCTGGGTCCCTCCCaatcctccttcccttctcacCAACACCCAGCACCTCTGCTTGCCCTCCACAGTCACTCACGGCATCTCCTCTGGCAAGACGTCTGCCAGGATGTTGATGGAGTCTGTCTTGGCTTTGGAGGTAGGGGCTGCAGCGAGGAGGATCTTCAGCAGAGCAatctggggagaagggagggatgtAAAGGCGATGGGAATGGGGGGACCAGCCATCACCCCACAACAGCAATGTATAggtggagagggaagaaaacctGGAGGGTATCACTGGAAACAGatggagcagaggaaggaagCCCCATCCACTGAGCCCCGTGAACCTGCCACTCCCCAGCTCACCATGTACTGCGGTAGGCTGGGCAGGAGGCCCTGGTACAGGATCTCTGCAGGGACTTGCTCCACTTCTTCTTCTCCCTGGTGCCAGGAGAGATCAGAAAACCTCATACCAGGAGCTgccaccagcaccagcagcctGGCTCAGCCCCAGGCTCCCCAAACCCAGCTCCTGCCCGAAGCTTCCCCATCCTCTGTCCCAGAGAAATGGCTTCTTCCTTCCTCAGCAGAGTAAACACCCCAGCCCTCCCACAACCCAAAACACCTGGCAGGACTGAGTGCACCCTGCTGCCAAACTTAGGATCTtcatcccatcctcatccccacaCTCACCCCAGAGAGCGGAGAGCGCAGGAACTCTTCCTCCATGTGCACTTGCACCTCCGCAATCGATGTGTATTTGTGCTGCACATGGAGAGAGCAGGGGTTGACACCACAAATCCCCCATCCTTGTCACCAAGCCCCAGCCTGGTATCACCACCTTTTTAAGTCCCTCCCTGTTACTCCTGTCCCAGCGGTGACCAGTGTTGACGGTGGCTGCTGGCCTCACCTCTGAGACAAACCCAGTAAGAAAGGGATGAAGTCAGTGAGGAAAGGGGTTCAGCCAGCCTGGGagaccagggatggggatggaatCCTCATGGCTCTCCCATTACAGGGCTGAGCAAGTGGGAGATGGGTGAGGAAAATGCCCCACTGGTCCCAACCTGTGATCAGTGCTGCGTGCTGGGAAAGGGGCACCCACACGGCGGCAGGCAGTGAAGGAATATGCCAATGTACTCACCAGCTTCAGGGTTCGGATGCTCTCATGGATGGGCCTGGGCAAGCCCACCACAGTGTTGGTGTCActagagagaagggaaaaagccaGGCTGGGAGGAAGCAGGAGCGAACCTGAGCAACCCCCACAGGTCAGAAGCCACCACCACAAGAAGGAGCCAGAGAGCTCAGGTCTCTGCAGCCAAGTGGAGGGtggcagcagcctctgctgcaATCCCCCACACTAAATCGGCAGCTCCCCAGGCTGGCTCTGCCGGAACCTACTTGCCCAGAGTGTAGCCAATGAACTTGCTGCGGCTGGACTCCAGGAACATCTCAATAtccttctccctgcagcaaacagacaaggagaagagTCACATTTTTCTGCCCGCCTGGCTACACCACAGATCCAGGCACAGGGCATCAGGAAAAGCCTCATAGACACATAAAGGAGATGGTGTGGAGCCCACCCCATCAAAAGAACAGCCACCAAAGTGACCATGCCATCTCCAAAAGCTTCCCCAGCAGCGATTCAAACAACAGACCCCCCATCCATGTTGCCAGCCTCAGCCTGGTCCCATCATCTTTTTAAGTCCCTCCTGTTACTCCTCTCCCAGTCGTGACTGATGATGATGGGTAGGGTGGTTAGTTGCTGCTGGCCTCACCTCTGGGACAAGCCCAGTAAGAAAGGGATGAAGTCAGAAGTTCTTGATATTTGACAGCCTCTCATTTCCTCACCCTGCTCCTTCTCTCCCTGTAGATCAGTCCCCACAGACTCACCGGACCTTGGGGGCCCAAGGCAGCCCCTTGGGGCAGGTGATGCGGTCACTGGGAAGATGCTGGGTAGGCGGAGGCATCACTTCATCCCGTTCGAGGGGGAAAGTTTCTCCTTCCAGGCTGTTGTCATCatcattttcctcctcttcctcacgGGAGTCGTCAGCTTTGTAAGGGTCTCGCTCGTTAAAGGCATCAAGGTTATCCTGCTTAATCAAGGCCTGGAGAGGGCAAAACAGGCAAGTGAATACCCTGGGGACAAGCTGCTCCAAGGTTGGTGCCCAGACCTCAACTGTCCCTTCATTAATATGTCACTCCCCCCTGCACCCATCCCATCCTCACCTTGTGGTCCCGGCGGCCAcgcttctgctgctgctcgaTCAGGTCAGAGGCAGAGGCGGGCGGAGAGGCAGCTCGCATGTTGCGGATCACTTTAATGCTGTCCTCTGGGAGTGGTGGGAGGCCCAGGATCTCCCGCTTCTCTGCCTTCATGCTCTGGAGCTCCTCAAAGCCCCCCAGTGTGCACTGCAAGGGAAACCACAGCACCCTCAGCACAGGGGACTCCTCGATGTCCAGCACTAGGGGCTTCTTCCTCTGCCCTCCCCAGATCCAGTGTGTTCCAAATCTCTCCCCAGGATGCAAAACAAGAGCTGTGAGCTGCCTGTCCCCATGCTGCTCCCGTCACTGTGAAAGGCAGAAGGGGCAGGAAGGCGTTCAACCATCTGCAAGTGAAGTGTCTGGACCTTTTATTTCACACAGACCCCAGTCAGGGACCTCACTTGGGGTCTGTCCTTGGTATCCAGCTCCAGACACCGGTATCCAGTGCTCCCCCGTGAGCTGAAAACTGGGCGTGGGGTTTTATAGGATGCAAACTACTCAGCTGAATACcataaaaaacaagcaaacaaaaaaaggagtaTGGAGCAATTACAGTGATCTGAGGGCAGAACTCCCTTCCTCTGCCAAATGAAAACCTGCAAGACACATGTTGGCACCCCTGCGGCCTCTCCTTACCAGCACTGTCTTCCAGAGCAAGAGTAGCACCTTCTTCATGGGGAAGTGTGGAGCATGGCCACTGCAGAACTTGGTCACCATCCCAAAAAGCATGACAGAGAAGGGCTCGTTATTGTACAGAGGGGCTCCTGAAACAACACAGCAGCGATAGTCAGGCTCTCCTCATCCCTGCTCTCAGTCTGACACCACCAGCCCTTTTGCCCTCTCACGGCCTCTGCAGTCTCACACCCCCATCTTCAAGCCTGTAATCCCACCCCAGCaacttctctcttcctttgcaaGGCCTTGTACCTGCCATAATTTCTTACTTCTGTGTCAGGAGGAAACAACAGCCccaatattcattttttttctctgggtaGGGAGAAACCAGACAGCAGAAAAGGCTGGCTGGCTTCCTCTGTTcatccctctctgccccaccAGCAAGATTCAGCCCAGGAGAAACTAACCCAGCCCTGCTAGTCCTGATTAAATGAGGCCTGGAGCCAAATCCTGTCTTGCTCCTCACCCTGGAAACCTCCATCCCATCAGCCCCAAGTGCCTGGTCCTCACCCAGCTCCGCTCGGAAGGTCTGTCTCATGCTCTTCCACTCGGGCTTGTCCCCCTCAGTCTCCTGCCGAACCGTCTCCATGATCAGGTACATGATATTCAGCAGCACCCTGCAAAAAGCAGGTCGGCCATATCACCAGAAGCTCAAAGGTCGGCCAAATCACCAGTTACGGAGGCACCACCAGCACCCAGGGCTCTGGAGGAGGCTGGATCAGCCCAGACCACGTCCAGTTACCATGCACCTGCTTCGCTTCAGGGGACTGGAGACCAGGCACTGGGGAAAAAGGTCTCTGAGTCAAAGCTGGTAAAAAACCTGCTTCGTAATACTTTTGTGCTCCCAGCTTGTGGTGCAGGCCGAGTACAAAGGACACATAGGAGACCTTCAGAAATTACAGgctctacaggaaagctgggaggggttCTTCATCAGgtagggcagggatgggatgagggggaacagtttcaTGCTGATAGAAGGAAGActgagatgagaccttagggagAAAGGTTTTCCtgggagggtagggaggccctggctcaggttgaccagttgtggctgccccacccctagaggtgtccaaggccaggtaggatggggctttgatccccctggtccagtgggagggtTGGAATggcatgggctttgaggtctcttcaacccaaaccattctatcattcaaTGATTATACGACATCTGCAGCTGAGCAGACCTGAGCACAGTTAATGATGGAGCTGGGGCAGAagctggggcagccctgggacatgttccagtgcctgctGGCCCATCTCAGCTTGCCAAAGAAACCAGCAAACGCTGGATTCCCCTTCCAACCCCTGGTGCGTCCCCTCCTCCCAAGCCCTGCTCCGTACCTCAGGTCCGTGCTGTCAGCCAGGGAGATGGCTGGCTTTCTCACGGCGCTACTGCACGCTGCACTGTTGCTGCAGAGGGAAAACAGCCTCAGAAGTGCCTTTGGAGACATTTTAACTGTGCCAGGAGCAACCTACAGGCCAGAGCCAAACCCTGGGACAGATATTGCTGCAATGAGTCCCCTGTTCACAGAGCAGCTGGGAAGGAGGCACAGACCCATCACTATTTGCTGCTCACAGTGAATAAATCGGGTATAATGCTACATTACATATTCACCCAGAACAACAGGAGCCACTCCAGTAGATGTAGGAATCAAATCAGGGATAGACAGACCAGGAATGGGACCACCGCAAACTGCAAAAACACCTGCCAAGGTGCTCCAGAGCTGTTCCTGAAAGGCTTTCCCCCAGTACTCACTCAATCTCCATGTTCAGCAGCTCCACCAAAGCATTGAACGTCCCCACTTCCAGCAAGAGGAAGATGTTGTACCTCATCCAAGCCTGCACCTCAGCCTCAGAGCTGCACTCCCCAAATGTGCCTGCAACGATAACCTTGCTGGATCCCACCCCCACAGGGATCCCAAAGCCCTCCCACATCACCAGAGCGCTTTGCAGGgggaatgaaaaacaaaggcttaattttaaagcaaaaagttGGGTGCAGAGGACAGGACTACCCTCCTGTGGGTACCGCAGCTGGCATAGCACAGGGAACTCAGCCCAATTTTGGACCAAACTCCTATAAATTGTCTGGCTCCTGGGAGAATTAGCTTTGCTCCAAACATTCCAGGTGAAACCAAAgatgtaaggaaagaaaattacttcaaatattttaaactgaTAGCCTCCCATCCATTACCCAGATTTAGCAATGGGAAAAGTAAGGAAGCAGAGGTCCAGTGTCACCTTGggcaacgtaaaggatggcTCGGGCAACCCTTAGCCTCTTCTCCCGTGCGGTGACCTCCAGCCCATCGAGAAGCCGCATGGCATGGGTGCGTTGCTGGTTCTTGTCCAGTTCGGTCCATTTCTTATCCCGCACTGAAAAGGCAAATCAGGCTGAGGGCATGGAGCACCTCTGTCCACCCTGGACACAAATGTCACAGGAACAGCTCAAAAGGATTCAGTGTGGTGGAAAACAGAGCTGTCCCAGGAACACTGTGCTCATGGAAGCAACGACCAGGTGTGACTGGCCCAGAGGGACTGTCTTTCGCCCTCCATCAGATGACTGGATGAATCACATCCATCTGAACCAGCACGTCAGCTGCTGGAAAATGAACTGGATGCTCTTGCTCCTACTAGTCTGTTCCAACATGGCTATCCTGGTGCCAATGAA
This portion of the Phaenicophaeus curvirostris isolate KB17595 chromosome 24, BPBGC_Pcur_1.0, whole genome shotgun sequence genome encodes:
- the STRIP1 gene encoding striatin-interacting protein 1 isoform X2, translated to MAAALPRLSLPIPREEGGYSESPDLEFEYADTDKWAAELSELYSYTEGPEFLLNRKCFEEDFRIHVRDKKWTELDKNQQRTHAMRLLDGLEVTAREKRLRVARAILYVAQGTFGECSSEAEVQAWMRYNIFLLLEVGTFNALVELLNMEIDNSAACSSAVRKPAISLADSTDLRVLLNIMYLIMETVRQETEGDKPEWKSMRQTFRAELGAPLYNNEPFSVMLFGMVTKFCSGHAPHFPMKKVLLLLWKTVLCTLGGFEELQSMKAEKREILGLPPLPEDSIKVIRNMRAASPPASASDLIEQQQKRGRRDHKALIKQDNLDAFNERDPYKADDSREEEEENDDDNSLEGETFPLERDEVMPPPTQHLPSDRITCPKGLPWAPKVREKDIEMFLESSRSKFIGYTLGNDTNTVVGLPRPIHESIRTLKLHKYTSIAEVQVHMEEEFLRSPLSGGEEEVEQVPAEILYQGLLPSLPQYMIALLKILLAAAPTSKAKTDSINILADVLPEEMPTTVLQSMKLGVDVNRHKEIIVKAISAVLLLLLKHFKLNHIYQFEYMAQHLVFANCIPLILKFFNQNIMSYITAKNSISVLDYPYCVVHELPELTAESLEAGDNNQFCWRNLFSCINLLRILNKLTKWKHSRTMMLVVFKSAPILKRALKVKQAMMQLYVLKLLKVQTKYLGRQWRKSNMKTMSAIYQKVRHRLNDDWAYGNDLDARPWDFQAEECALRASIERFNSRRYDRAHSNPDFLPVDNCLQSVLGQRVDLPEDFQVNYDLWLEREVFSRPISWEELLQ
- the STRIP1 gene encoding striatin-interacting protein 1 isoform X1, producing MELGGAGPVPGNNKARGAAAPPGKARDLGRPPRKDSEGYSESPDLEFEYADTDKWAAELSELYSYTEGPEFLLNRKCFEEDFRIHVRDKKWTELDKNQQRTHAMRLLDGLEVTAREKRLRVARAILYVAQGTFGECSSEAEVQAWMRYNIFLLLEVGTFNALVELLNMEIDNSAACSSAVRKPAISLADSTDLRVLLNIMYLIMETVRQETEGDKPEWKSMRQTFRAELGAPLYNNEPFSVMLFGMVTKFCSGHAPHFPMKKVLLLLWKTVLCTLGGFEELQSMKAEKREILGLPPLPEDSIKVIRNMRAASPPASASDLIEQQQKRGRRDHKALIKQDNLDAFNERDPYKADDSREEEEENDDDNSLEGETFPLERDEVMPPPTQHLPSDRITCPKGLPWAPKVREKDIEMFLESSRSKFIGYTLGNDTNTVVGLPRPIHESIRTLKLHKYTSIAEVQVHMEEEFLRSPLSGGEEEVEQVPAEILYQGLLPSLPQYMIALLKILLAAAPTSKAKTDSINILADVLPEEMPTTVLQSMKLGVDVNRHKEIIVKAISAVLLLLLKHFKLNHIYQFEYMAQHLVFANCIPLILKFFNQNIMSYITAKNSISVLDYPYCVVHELPELTAESLEAGDNNQFCWRNLFSCINLLRILNKLTKWKHSRTMMLVVFKSAPILKRALKVKQAMMQLYVLKLLKVQTKYLGRQWRKSNMKTMSAIYQKVRHRLNDDWAYGNDLDARPWDFQAEECALRASIERFNSRRYDRAHSNPDFLPVDNCLQSVLGQRVDLPEDFQVNYDLWLEREVFSRPISWEELLQ